The genomic region TCATCTTCTATGGCAGCTCAAGAGCTATCATCGTATGAATCGGTATTGCACACGACACAGACTGCACCAAGATCAAACGGCCGCTCTTGGGTGGGCAAACGTCCTGCCAGCATATCCACCAATGTGCTCAGCTGAGCTTCTTAGTTGTTACTTATAATCGTGAGCAGCTGATCAACCACAGTATTTATGGTTGGTGCGTTCAATTAATGAATTGGTTTGTCCATGCTAATGGATGGAAAGCATGGACCATTTGCCcacaaaaaaggaaagaaatcatGGGCCATTGAAAGAGAGGGCCTGCACGAGTAATCCTGCTTTCTGACGGGACCGCCTTGCCGGGGCGGTAGGTGCATCCAGCAGCAACCCAACAGCACGGGAAACCACTAGCGTTGGACGCACCTGGTTAAGCTGTAATCAAGTAGTTCCTCCATCCAAACAGATATATCTAGACGTGGGATAGTACATACTTTATCCATTACTTGCCGTCCAAATAGATATATCTAGACGTGGGATAGTACATACTTTATCCATCTTTATAAAAGAAATGTACTttcaactttgttggagggtcaaactatcttaAAGTTTGATCGAGTTTATGCAAGAACATGTTAATGTTTATGAAATCAAATAGATATATGACGAAAATATATTTTATCGTAAAGCtgatgctactaatttgatggcataaatgtttaTCTATTATTGTATAAATATGATCAAACATAAAAAGTTTGACTTTCAAAGTTGaaaaagaacggagggagtaggtgtaAGAAGAGGAAACGGGGATTTTGTTGTCTGGTCAGGCCAGGGAAACCAACGCCAAGACCAGTCATTTTCGCCATCTCCAACAAAACAATCAATCTCCACACTCCAGTTTGGGACAAACACGGGCAACCAACATCAAACGAGAGCATAGCACTTGAAGAGCAAAATCCCTCGGCTGATCTCAACTGGCAACCAACACCCAAGATAGTTCTGCTGGATAATACATGATGATGCACCTAGAGTAGAGGAACAAAACGACACATGATGCAAAGCCAGATTCAAGTTATTACGACGACGATCCATGGCACCAACTTGGCAACAAGGTATGAAGCTACTGGGATCGGGCGGCGAAGCGCTCCACGTTGGGGTCGGACAGGTTGATCCCCACCATGGCCTCCCCGAGCCCCGCGCTGACGTTGGCCAGGATCTCCGGGTCGCTGTAGTGCGTCACGGCCTGCACGATGGCGCGGGCGCGACGCGCCGGGTCGCCGCTCTTGAAGATGCCGGAGCCGACGAACACCCCGTCGCACCCGAGCTGCATCATCAGGGCGGCGTCCGCGGGGGTGGCCACGCCGCCGGCGGCGAACTGCACCACCGGGAGGCGGCCCAGCTGCTTGGTCTGCATCACCAGGTCGTACGGGGCGGCGATCTGCTTGGCGTAGCTGAAGACCTCGTCCTCGTCCATGTTGCGCAGGGCGCGGACGGCGCCCATCACGGAGCGGACGTGGCGGACGGCCTCCACCACGTTACCGGTGCCGGCCTCGCCCTTGGTGTGGATCATGGCGGCGCCCTCGCGGATGCGGCGGAGCGCCTCCCCCAGGTCGCGGCAGCCGCACACGAAGGGGACGCGGAAGTTGTGCTTGTTGATGTGGTGGGCATCGTCGGCGAGGGTCAGGACCTCGCTCTCGTCCACGTAGTCCACGCCGATGGCCTCCAGGATCTGGGCCTCCACGAAGTGCCCGATGCGGGCCTTGGCCATCACCGGGATGGTGACGGCGCGCTTGATGTCGCGGATGAGGGCCGGGTCGGACATGCGGGCCACGCCGCCCTGGGCGCGGATGTCGGCGGGCACGCGCTCCAGCGCCATGACGGCGCAGGCGCCGGCCTCCTCGGCGAGGCGCGCCTGCTCGGCGGTGACCACGTCCATGATGACGCCGCCGCGCAGCATCTGGGCGAGGCCCACCTTGACGGAGAAGGTGGCGGCGGCAGGCTTGGCGGAGGGCTCCACCACCGCCTTGTTGTTGCCGTACAGGGCCACCACGCCGTCGGAAGCCATTGATTCTTCTCACTCCGATCCGCCGCCGCAACAATCTTCTCTTCCACTTTGGGGGGTTTGGGGCTGGGGTTGGGGATGGATGAGATGTGGTTCTGCTCTAGTGGAGTGGTAGAGGAGAAGTGGAGCTGGACTTGACTTGCAACTGGACACGCGGAGACAGCCGGGCTAATGGGCCATTCCTTCCGGTCCAACAATCCAATTTTATCCTAGCCATCATCTCGGTTGCCCAAAGCGAACCAACGTGCTGGAAATCAAGCATGTACTGAATGTACAAAATGAAAAGCTCTCTGAAAAATACTCTTCTGATGTTGGGCGTGCAAAGGAGAATTCTTTCAAATATCTAAAAGATAGGATCTGAAAACAAGTCCAGATGGAGAAGGTGCTTTTGGTTGGGGGTAAGGAAGTTCTCATCAAGTCTGTTGCACAGGCAATTCCCACCTATTCGATGGCATGCTTTAAGCTTCCAAGAGGGCTTTATCAACATACCAATGGGCTACTCCGCAAATTTTGGTGGGATTCAAGGAAAGGCGAAAGAaagacaacttgggtttcttgaaAAGTTATGACTCAACCAAAGTTCATGGGCGGTATGGGATTCCGTGACATCGAGCTCTTCAATTTGGCGCTACTTCCTCGCCAAGCATGGCGCTTACTTCAGGACCCTACGTCCTTGAGTGTCCGGATTCTCAAGGCTGTTTACTACCCCACATGCTCCATCTTACAGGCGGAATTGGGAAATTACCCCTCTCAGGTATGGCGATCAATTTTGGAAGGCAGAGatactctcaagcttggtcttATTAAAAGGATTGGTATGGGGGAGAACACTAACATATGGCTTGATAATTGGATACCTCGTGATTACCTATTGAAACCTATCTGCTCAAAGTCAGCGAACCCACCTCGTTTGGTTTCAGAACTTGTTGATCACAGCTCGGCATCCTGGAATCAAGCCAAGTTAGATGAGCACTTCATTGACATGGATAAGGAGGCCATTCTTAATATTCCTCTAAGTATGCGGGTGCAAGAGGACTTCTGGTCATGGCATTATGAGAAGAAGGGCATTTTTTTAGTTCGATCAGCTTATAGATTGCTGTCTGGGACAAAGAAATATCGAACCGACTGGCTGGAACATAAACCGGGCCAGTCTAATTTGGAGGCAGAAAGGAAATCTTGGAAGAAGCTTTGGGGTATGAAAGTGCCATCTAAGATCCGTGTGTTTGCATGGCGGCTTGCTCAAACTTCGCCACCTACTGGTGATGTCCGTAATCACAGGACGATGGCTGATACGCCGGCATGTGGGATTTGTCATGCGGTCCAAGACTCATGGCGTCACTCATTATTTGAATGTCGCATGGCAAAATGTGTGTGGGCACTCATGGAGGAGGAGCTGACCGACGTTGTTATCTTGAACCGCTCGGAAAATGCTAAGGTATGGCTGTTTTGGTTGTTCGACACGCTGCCACCGGCAGAGCTTACTCGTGTCCTCATTACAATGTGGGCAATCTGGTGGGCACGGAGACGCGCCATACACGACGAACAATTCTAAAGTCCGATGAGCACTGCATGCTTTATTACCAAATTCATTGAGCTAGAATCACTTCCATGCCGCCCTTCACTTCAGCCCAGGGGCACGACGGCAAGGCCAGAGGACCTGTAGGTTAGGGTTGAGGATGTGCCTGCAAACTCAAGGGGCATGCATGCCACAGGAACGAATGCGCCTAGGGGTGTATGGCTGCCACCCGTTGAGTGTGATGCTAAAAGCAATGTTGATGGGGTCTATCACGAGATGGAACTAAGGGTGTGGCAGTGGCTGTATGCAGAGACACATTTGGACACTATTTGGGTGCGTCGGCTGTCGTTTCTAATGGCCTTGTTGACCCGGCAACACTGGAAGCTCGAGCATGTAGTGAAGGTCTCGCACTTGCTATGGATCTGCATTTAAACTCGATTTGTATTGCCACGGATTCTGCAGAAGTGGTGTCTAACTTGGACAAGTCTGCTCCCTGCCGATATGCTACGATCTTGAGGGATATTGATCATCAACGCCACGCATTCCAGCAGTTTCAGATCATTCATGAGAAACGGAAACACAACGGGGAAGCACACTCGCTAGCAAAGGCAGCTTCCTCTCTTTCTACCGGGCGCCACGTGTGGCTTAATGTTTTGTCCCACATCATCTGTACCCCTTTGAACATTGTTATTTAATAAAGGTTATAGACCCCTCAAAAAAAATGTGCTGGAAAGGAGAGTGGTATCAGGGGTTTTAAATCCTGATGCTCGTATTTATTGTGGATGGTATTTATGGTAATTTCGTAATGTTTCAAGATAACATGTTGATTTGTTTATATGAGCGCTCGTGTCCGTATTGTGTTCAAACTAAAAAAATCTCGGTTGCCTAAAAAATTAAATCAATATCTCAGTCTGAATTCTCAAGTTGTTTCCCTCAAAAGAAAAAGATATTAAAACAACTAGACTcgcatatttatttatttattttatccgcactagcatatttatttatttttgcaggTAAAAGAAGGTTCTCATTAATCAACCTAGATCAGATCAATCCAACTCACATAGTTTTACAACCCCATCTGGACTGAACCGCAACCACACTGCGGTTTTCCAACTCACATAGTTTTACAACCCCATCCTGATCGGACCGCATCCACACTGTGGTTTTAATATCCATTCGCCCTATCCTGCCTAACTCATGGCTAACATTATTTCTAGTGCGCCTAATAtgtctcacctctctctctctctctctctctctctgctcggAACAGGTATCTCATGCACAAGACATGCATCACGAGACCTATCAATACTCATCTAGTTAAGCTACTTCATACCTATCAGTTTCAAGAATGAATGGTAACGAGACCCACTCCAAGGTGAGTGCCACTCCCTCTCGACAAGCTCGTAGCTGGTGGCCACTCCGGCCCAGTGTTCCGGACCACAGCAATGTCTAGAATCATCCAACCCTTCGCCATCGCACGCCAGAGACTCACCACTCGAGGGCATCTACACATAGTGTGGAAACCATCTTCGCATGCCATACCACAGAGAGAGCACATTTGTTAGTCTTCAAGTGTTGTGAATGTCTATTAGCCCATGTAGCAAGTGAGTTGGAAACCAAACGCCAGGCAAAACACTTGTACCTTTGGGGGAGCAGGGCACCCTCATATGGTCTTTCAGATGGCGTGACGACCATCCACCGCCCTGCTCGATGCGCTCACCAATGGACGCTTGCGCTCGTCCATGGCGAAGTGTACGCTGAACGAACGGAGAATATGCCAGTTTTCTCCGGCGTCCAGGCAAGAACGTCCTTGGACGCGCGTGTGGGAGTCGTCATGATGTCGACGTTAATGGGGAGGGAGTAATGCCTGAGGAGGTCAAGGCGCCAGGCGCCATGCTTATCCAGCAGGCCCGACACTCTCCTGAGCTTGCAAGTGCCTTAAGGTGTGATGAGCTCACCGGATTGCTCCCGTGGCAGCCATCTGTCACGCCATATGCAGATTTGCCAACCATTCCCAACACGCCAAATTAACCCCTTTTCAGGATCCATGCATGATCCCTTTCCAAGTTACCAAGTGTTGCCCGAGAACACAATGTCCTTGAGTCAGCCGTCCAGATAGTAGCGAGCTTTGAGTGACTGTGCGGAAAGACTGCTAGGTTTAGATAGGAGGCGCCATGCCTGGCGAGCAAGTAGGTCCTAGTTGAACATTCTGAAATTACCAAAGCCCAGGCCACCGCACTACTAGCATATTTCTCTCTCAAAAAACATAAAGTATTCGGTCACAACGGAAAAGAGTGGAACTATGTTTCTATTTGAGACAACACATTGATTCACATGAGCACAATACGAGTTTTTCGTCGAGAACCCACATTGATTCACGTCGACAGAATTATTTTAAGCCTCTAGATTTGTTATTTAATATATGACATATGTTAGACGTTCGTTAGATTTTTATAACTGGATTAAACATATCATAAGATATACATAATCGCACAAAAATATATTGTATCCATCCATTCTATCTACTATATTAAGAAATATATACGGAGGGAAAACAAACAAATATTCTAGATATCTGGAAATTCTACAAAAAATGGTCCATTCATCTGGTGTATCTTTTCTATCGGTAGATATGACAACCATTAGATCTTCATAATCACACCAAAAAATCACAACCATCAGATTTTTACataaacaaattacaaccatacaATTTCATAAAGTCACCTAAAAACAAACCCAAGTGCTACAAAGTCTGCTAATATAGGTGTCGCATCACAAATCTTTCAAAGCCGGTTGTGAACATATCATCCACATGCATAACGTATTTTTAGTGCACTTTCAGAATTTATGAAATTAATTTCGCTATTTTAGAAACCCTAATCCATATTGGGGATTTAATTAATAGCCCGTATTAAAACCATTTGCATAAAATGATTTTCCAAACATTCATCGGTACTAGAAATATTTTCTTGTGTGTAATGACCCTATTATTTTTGTGCAAGCTTCTagatttttagaatttgaattggaatatgatagaggcaaaggtgtcccgtctttcgattaGATGATGACTATCGTTTTTTGTGGattagactttgacgatccgactatgaacgtgcgaggacgtcgcgccttagcaatagctaaaccaactccaagaggttattgaccactccggagcatgatcaacttgaccacgagggtctgtttcctacacgcaaacgaagaacaagcaagaaactgaaattaaaatctggatattgcgaatataagaggaaagctctaatgatcaaggtgggattctgtgacgtcttggtctggtagttgaacacaaacgaagtacgcgaagttgtggctatggagaactttaatctaaacaaaacccaaaatctaaatgATGCTGtaagggttgtatatatgaaggaagaggggggaattttgtgacCCCTTAGAGAAGGGGTCCCAACAAACCCTAACtctatttccccacacatacggagtctaaaaatagtctatactgaagtatttcaaaattacatgggcctggcccaatgatAAGGTGACCcatcacctataatagcctctggacaaaatttatgatgtgacatcttgtatatttcacccaagccttcatgcactcattatggtggctccaaagtcccgaaatcatcacttgaaatattattcttgttccccttgcgcatgccatcatctccatgcttgatcttgctccaatgttcatccttcttgtccaagctagggccttcatttgtaagaaaaataacggtatccaatttaggaagcatcatattctcataaacattagaatcgttaccaagaaatgaaagtacctggtaatttaattgacgtgcgcgagctctagtaattgttccagtatgtatagcagcgggggatgtgggtgtaacaa from Triticum aestivum cultivar Chinese Spring chromosome 4A, IWGSC CS RefSeq v2.1, whole genome shotgun sequence harbors:
- the LOC778399 gene encoding probable pyridoxal 5'-phosphate synthase subunit PDX1.1; this encodes MASDGVVALYGNNKAVVEPSAKPAAATFSVKVGLAQMLRGGVIMDVVTAEQARLAEEAGACAVMALERVPADIRAQGGVARMSDPALIRDIKRAVTIPVMAKARIGHFVEAQILEAIGVDYVDESEVLTLADDAHHINKHNFRVPFVCGCRDLGEALRRIREGAAMIHTKGEAGTGNVVEAVRHVRSVMGAVRALRNMDEDEVFSYAKQIAAPYDLVMQTKQLGRLPVVQFAAGGVATPADAALMMQLGCDGVFVGSGIFKSGDPARRARAIVQAVTHYSDPEILANVSAGLGEAMVGINLSDPNVERFAARSQ